A region of the Sphingomonas sp. S2-65 genome:
CTCGGCCTGGCCGCGCGTCGCCAGGTTCCAGACGAACTCGCCGGTGGTGCGGGCATTCTCGACGCTGTCCTTCCACCCCTGCGACGAGAAGCCGATCAGCGGCGGCACATAGGCGAAGGCGTTGAAGAAGCTGTACGGCGCCAGGTTGCGCACGCCGCCTGCCGACACCGTGCTGACCCAGCCGATCGGCCGCGGCGCGACGATCGCGTTCAGGGGATTGTGCTTGAGGCCGTGGCCCTTCGCAGGTTCGTAGGAGTGATAGTCGGTCATCGGTGACCATGTGGCGGCGCCGCGCGAGCAGGCAAGGGGTGCAGGGCGCGGCTTCGGCTGCTATTGCCCGGCGATGGATGCCGACTCCCCCACCGCGCCGGTGCGCGTGTATCGCCACCGGCTGTTTACGCGCCTGTGGCACTGGGTGAACGCCATAGCGGTGATCGTGCTGATCGGCAGCGGGCTGATGATCTTCAACGCGCATCCGCGGCTTTATTGGGGGCAGTATGGCGCGAACTTCGACGCTGCCTGGCTGGAGCTGCCGCGCTGGCCGGGCTGGGTGACGCTGCCGTCGCGCTACAGCCTGTCGGGGGCGCGGCACTGGCATCTGGCGTTCGCGCTGGTGCTGGCGTTCGGGCTGCTGATGTACATGGTCTGGGGGCTGATCAACCGCCACATCCAGCGCGATCTGCGCATTCGCCGGCGCGACCTCACGCCTGCCGCGCTGTCCACCGACCTGAAGGCGCACTGGGCGCTGCGCTTCCACGACCCGCACGATCCGCGCGCGTACAACATCTTCCAGAAGCTCAGCTATGTCGGCGTGATCTTCGTGCTGATGCCGCTGCTGGTGCTGAGCGGGCTGGCGCTGGCGCCGGGCATGTGGCCGTGGCTGATCGACCTGTTCGGCGGGCGGCAATCGGCGCGCTCGGTGCACTTCATCGCGATGGGTGCGATGACATTGTTCGTCGTCGTGCACCTGACGCTGGTGATCCTGGCCGGGCCGGTCAACGAACTGCGATCGATGATCACCGGCTGGTGGCGCACCCCCGAGGAGGACCATTCGTGATCACACGGCGCAACCTGCTGGTAACCGGCGGCGCGGTGATGCTCGCCGGGTGCGACCGCTGGAGCGACAGCCCGGCGCTGCTGAGCGCCGAGGACGCGCACCGCTTCCTCCAGCGCTCGGTTACCGGCCGTGCGGCGCTGGCCCGCGAATATCGCACCGACCAGATGAGTCCGGTGTTCCGCACCAACGGCACCAATCGGCCGAACACGCCCGAATATAACGCGCTGGCGGCGAACCGCTTCGCCAACTGGCGGCTGCCGGTGACCGGGCTGGTGCGGCGGCCGCTGACCCTGAGCCTCACCCAGCTCCAGGCGCTGCCGCAGCGCGCGCAGATCACGCGCCACGATTGCGTCGAGGGGTGGAGCGCGATCGGCAAGTGGCAGGGGCCGCGGCTCGAGTCGGTGCTCCAGCTTGCCGGGCTGCGCGAGGGCGCGCGCTATGTCGTCTTCCACTGCGCCGACCGCTTCGGGGCGGACGCCTATTACGAATCCATCGACCTGATCGACGCCTTTCACCCGCAGACGCTGCTCGCCTGGGCGATGAACGACCGGTATCTCGATGTCGGGCACGGCGCGCCGCTGCGGCTGCGGGTCGAGCGGCAGCTGGGCTACAAGCAGGCCAAGTACATCATGGGCGTCGAGGTGGTCGCCTCGCTGGCCGGGATCGGCGGCGGCAAGGGGGGCTATTGGGAAGATAGCAACGGCTACGAATGGTATGCCGGCATCTGACTGCGTTGTTGCAGTGCGGGACATCCTTGCGGATAAAGTGGGGACATGAAAAGCTGCTTCGGGTTCGTGCAATGGCTTTGATCGACCGCTTCTTCACTCGCGCCGTCAAGCGCGGCCAACTCACCATCCTTCGGGACGATGGCAGTTCCCGAACCTTTGGTCAGCCCGACGCGGAGCTGAAACCGGTGACGATCCGGTTCAAGCCAGGTGCCGAGCGGCAGATCCTGCGCGACCCCAGCCTAGGCGCGGCCGAGGCGTTCATGGACGGCACGCTGATCGTCGAGCATGGCGATATCCTCGACCTGCTGATGCTGATCACCGAGAATAATCGCTGGGAGGAAGGCCGCGCGGCGTTGGATCCCAAGCCGCTCCAGCGGCTGGTCGGCAAGGCGGCGCATTGGCTGGGGCGGCGCAACATGGCGCGCAGTGCCAAGCGCAACGTCGCGCATCATTACGACCTGTCGGCGACGCTGTACGACCTGTTCCTCGACAAGGATCGGCAATATAGCTGCGCCTACTTCACCGATCCGAGCAACGGCCTTGAACAGGCGCAGGCCGACAAGAAGGCGCACATCGTCGCCAAGCTTGCGATCGAGCCGGGCATGCGGGTGCTCGACATCGGCTGCGGCTGGGGTGGGATGGCGCTCTACATCCACGAGAAGACCGGCGCCGAGGTGCTAGGCATCACCCTGTCCGAAGAGCAGCTCAAGGTGGCGCGCGAACGTGCCGAGGCGACGGGGGTGGCCGACAAGGTCAAGTTCGAGCTGATCGACTATCGCGCGCTGACCGGCCAGTTCGATCGCATCGTCTCGGTCGGCATGTTCGAGCATGTCGGCACGCCGCAATACCGCACCTTCTTTGCCAAGGTGCGCGAGCTGCTGACGCCCGAGGGCGTGATGCTGCTCCACACGATCGGGCGCGCGGGCGGGCCGGGATATACCGATGCGTTCACGCTGAAATACATCTTCCCGGGCGGCTACATTCCGGCGCTATCCGAGATCGCGCAAGGATATGAGGGGCTCAAGATGTTCGCCACCGACATCGAGGTGCTGCGGCTCCATTATGCCTATACGCTCAAGGCCTGGTACGAGCGGACGGTGGCAGCGCGGGACGACATCGTCGCGCTGTATGACGAGCGCTTCTACCGGATGTGGACCTTCTATCTCGCGGGATGCTTCGTCAGCTTCTGGAATGGCGGGCTGGTGAACTACCAGCTGCAGTTCTCGCGCTCGCGGCGCGCGCTGCCGATCACGCGCGACTATATGGCGCAGGCCGAGCAGGCGTTGCGCGAGGATATGGACGCGCCGCAGCTCCGCCTTGCCTGATCTTGCATGGGCCTAATGGTTGCACGGGGGGGCAGGGAACCCTAGAGCGCGCCGATTCATACTAGCCCCGGAGTCGCTGCCCCATGTCCGATCAGATCAACCGTGTCGTCCTTGCCTATTCGGGCGGGCTGGACACCAGCGTGATCCTGAAGTGGCTGCAGCAGGAATATAAGTGCGAGGTGGTGACCTTCACCGCCGACCTGGGCCAGGGCGAAGAGCTGGAGCCGGCACGCAAGAAGGCGGAGATGGCCGGGGTCAAGCCCGAGCACATCTTCATCGACGATCTGCGCGAGGAGTTCGTCCGCGACTTCGTGTTCCCGATGATGCGCGCCAACGCGCTCTACGAGGGCACCTATCTGCTCGGCACGTCGATCGCGCGGCCGCTGATCGCCAAGCGTCAGATCGAGATTGCCAAGATGGTCGGCGCCGACGCGGTCAGCCACGGCGCGACCGGCAAGGGCAACGACCAGGTCCGCTTCGAGCTAGGCTATTACGCACTGAACCCGGACATCAAGGTCATCGCGCCGTGGCGCGAATGGGACCTGACCAGCCGCACCAGGCTGATCGAATTCGCCGAGCAGCACCAGATCCCGGTGGCCAAGGACAAGCGCGGCGAATCGCCCTTCTCGACCGACGCCAATCTTCTTCACACCTCGAGCGAGGGCAAGGTGCTCGAGGATCCGTGGGAGGAAGTGCCGGACTATGTCTATTCGCGCACGGTGAACCCCGAGGACGCGCCCGACGCGCCGGAGACGATCACCATCGATTTCGAGCGCGGCGACGGCGTTGCGCTGAATGGCGAGGCGATGAGCCCGGCGACGCTGCTGACCGCGCTCAACGAGCTTGGCCGCAAGCACGGCATCGGCCGGCTCGACCTGGTCGAGAACCGCTTCGTCGGCATGAAGTCGCGCGGCATGTACGAGACCCCGGGCGGCACGATCTATCACGCCGCGCATCGCGGAATCGAGCAGATCACCCTGGATCGCGGCGCCGCGCACCTCAAGGACGAACTGGCGCCGCGTTATGCCGAGCTGATCTACAACGGCTTCTGGTTTGCCCCCGAGCGCGAGATGCTCCAGGCGGCGATCGACCACAGCCAGGAAAAGGTGACCGGCACGGTGCGGCTCAAGCTCTACAAGGGCCAGGCGACCGTCACCGGGCGCAAGTCGCCCTACAGCCTGTATTCGGAAAAGGTCGTGACCTTCGAGGATGACCAGGGCGCGTACGACCAGCGCGACGCGGCGGGCTTCATCAAGTTGAACGCGCTGCGGCTGCGATTGCTGGGGCGGCGCGAGGGCTGATCTTGGCTAACCCGGGATTAACCCTGTTGGGTTAGCCCGGGTACATGACGCAGCGCGCTCCTTCCACGTTCGTGCGCGACGCTGCGCTGGCGTTGCTGCTCGCAGCGGTACTCGGCGCCGCGTGGACGATCCGCGATTGGAGCGACCTCGGCGCACTCCGGCTGCCGGATACCGATGATGCCGTCCGCCTGCTTCAGGTGCGCGACTGGCTGGCCGGGCAGGCGTTCGGAGATGTGACACAGGCGCGGATCGGTATACCGCCCGGGCTGGCGATGCACTGGACCCGGGCCGCCGATCTGGGGCCCGCGGCGCTGATCGCGCTGCTCGGCCCATTGATCGGAGGGCATGCGGCGACCGTGACGGCGGTGACGCTCTGGCCGATCACGTTGTTTGCGGTCGCACTGGCCCTGACCGGTTCGATTTCACGGGCGCTCGGCAGTGCGGCGGCAACCGCGATGGCGGTCGCGGCGCTCGCATATCCGGCCACGACCTTGTTCCTGCCCGGCCGGATCGATCATCACGGCTTGCAAATCGTGCTGCTGTTGGCGCTCGTCCGCGCCGTACTTGGGACCGGGAAGATCGCCACCGGGGCACTGGGTGGCGCTGCGACGGCGCTGTCGATCGCCGTCGGCTTGGAAACGGCGCCGCTGCTCGCGGTTGGGGGATTGGCCATCACAGCGGAGTGGTGGCACGGCCGCGCAGGCGCCAGGGAGCGGATGACCGGGTACGCTGCCGCGTTGGCGCTCGGTCTCGCCGGCGCTGCCTTGCTCTTCCGCACCTCGGCGTGGTCCTACCCGGCCTGTGACGGCTTCACCGCGACGGCCTGGCGCGCCGCGCAGGCACTATCCCTCGGCCCGCTGGCACTCGCCGCCGCAAGCCCCTTGTTGCGGACCCGCGCGGCTCGCTCCGCTGCGGTTCTGCTGGTCGCCATGGCGGGGTTGGCCGTCCTGTGGTTGCTCGGGCAGCGGTGCGCCGATCCATATGGCTCGGTCGACCCGCTCGTCCGCCGGCTGTGGCTCGCGCATGTGGGTGAGGCGCGGCCATTGTTGGAGGCACCGGTAGCCGATGCGATCGGCTATGCCGGCCTGATGACCGTGGGAGTCGTCGCGACCCTGTGGCAGGCGATACGTACGCGTGCGGCGGGCTGGGTTGTGCTGCTGGCGTTCCAGCTGGGGGCGCTGGCAATTACCCTGGTGCAGCTGCGCGGCGCCTATGCAGGCGCGCAGCTCGCGGCTCCGGCGCTCGCCGCCACGATCGCGGTTGCCAGAAGCCGGGGCGTGGTCGCGCTGGCCGCCAGTTGGCTCGCCAGCGCCGGCTTCGTGTATCCGCTGGCCGGGTCGATCGCCGCACCCGCAGCCGGGCCGCCATCGGGAATGGAGAATTGTACGTCGCCTGGCGAACTCGCCCGTCTTGCCAAGCTTCCTGGAGGGACGGCGATGACGTCGATCGACATCGGCGCGTTCGCGGTCGTGGCTACGCCGCACCGGCTGGTGGCGGCCCCTTATCACCGCAACATGGCCGGCAACGCGGCGATGTACCGCTTCTTTCTGTCGGAGCCGTCCGCGTCGGAGGCGATCGCCCGCCAGCTAAAAATCGATTATGTGGTGTCCTGCCCTTCCGACTTCGCCGAGTTGGGCCGCAGCGCCGGTGTTGATACGCTGGCGCGGCAATTGCAAGTTGGGCATGCGCCCGCGTGGCTGGCGCCGGTCGGGGGACCGGGGCCGCTACGGATATACAGGGTTACCCGTTGACCGGGAGGGGGACATGATGGCGATCGCTGCTACCGGCTTGCGCGGTATTCGACGCGAGGAGGCAGGCCGCCTCTGGGCGTGGCTGGCCTGCTGGGTGTTGTTGCCCAATGCCGGTTTCTGGCTGATGTGGATCGTCGGCGCACCGCCGCGTCTGTCCGAGATCGTTGCCACTGGCGTCACCGGCCTGGTCGTCCGCAGCCAGCGTTACTCCGTCAAGTTCGCCGCGTTCCTGCTGGTACTCGCTTATTCGGTGCTGGCGTACATCGCCGGCATGTTCAATCTGGCGATCGGATCGCTGCTGAGTTCGATCGAGTTCATGGTCGAGATGCGTCCGGCGAGCTCGATCGAATATCTGTTCCTCGGACTCGGCCTGGTCTTCACGATCGTGGCTGCGACGCGCTTGCTGCGCAGCCGTACTGACTTCACCGAGCTTTGGGCGGTGCTCACCGCCGTAGCGGTTGTCGTCGCGGCGGCGGGTCTCGACTATGCGATGTCGTTCGGCACCCGCGGCGCCTATAAGCGCAGCGCGCCGCATGGTGCCCTGTTCGCGTCGGCCGTGGCACAGAGCGGCTTCGCGTCGCACGCTGACGGCAAGCGCAACCTGGTGTTGATCATGGTGGAGTCGATGGGGCTCCCGAACGATCCGGCAGTTCGCGAACTGCTGGTCAGCCGGTGGAAGCGGCCCGACATCGCCGCGCGCTATGCGTTGACGCAAGGATCGACGCCCTATTTCGGCTCCACCACCAGCGGTGAGATTCGCGAACTGTGCGCGCGCTGGGGTGACTATGGTGATCTGGTCGAGCGGCGCGACGACGCATGTCTTCCAGCCAAACTTCACGCCGCCGGGTATCGTACCTCTGCGATTCACAGCTTCGACGGGAGCTTCTTCGACCGTGACCGTTGGTACCCCAATATCGGCTTTGAGCGGGCGACGTTTCGGGATCCCCTGATCGCGGCGGGCGCTGCGAAGTGCCCGGGCGTGTTTCCCGGCGCCTGCGACCGCGACGTGCCCGCGATCCTCGCGCGGCAGCTTCGCGAGGGTGGCAAGCCGCAATTCGTGTACTGGCTCACCGTCAACTCGCATCTGCCGGTGCCCACCGATGCCGCGCTCGATACCCGGCGATGCCCGCGCGCCGCGTTCCCGGCCGTCGCCGAGTTCGAGATGATCTGCCGGCAGTTCCAGCTGTGGCAGCAGCTTGACGATCGGCTTGCCGCGGCGATCACCCGCGACGATTTTCCCGCTACCGACATACTGATCGTCGGCGATCACATGCCGCCTTATTTCGACCGGCGGCAACGGACCGCGTTCGATCCCGAGCGCGTCCCCTGGATCCTGCTACGGCGGAGGTCCTAGGGTGGACGGGCCATCTAGCTCCGTGACCTGGTGGCAGACGCGCTGGTACGTGGCGGCATGCATGGTGCTGCTCGTCCTGCCGCTGCTGTGGCCTGCTCTTCCGCCGTTGATGGACCTTCCGGGGCATGTCGGGCGCTATCATATCGCCGACGCGATCGGGCGGTCGGCCGACCTGCAGCGGCATTGGGCCTTCCGCTGGGCGCTGCTCGGCAACCTCGGCGTCGACCTGGCCGTGTTCCCGTTCGGCAAGCTGATCGGCGTGGAGGCGGCGACCAAGCTGGTGGTGATTGCGATCCCGCTGCTCTGGGGGTGGGGCGTGGTGCGGCTGTCGCGGGTCGTGCATGGCCGGCTGACACCCGCCGCGCCGGTCGCGTTCGCGCTGGTCTATTCCTACTCCTTCCAGGCCGGGTTCGTGAATTTCGTGCTGGCGTCGGCGCTGGTGCTGCACGCGCTGGCCTGGTGGATCGCGCTGGGGCGGCAAGGGCGGCTGTGGCTGCGCACGGGCGTGTTCGTGCCGGTGTCCTGCCTGCTCTGGCTGTGCCACAGCTTCGGATGGGGGATGTTCGGGCTGTTCGCCTTCGCCGCCGAGGCGGCCCGGTTGCGGCGCGGCGGCGTGGGACTGGTCCGGGCGCTCGTCAATGCGGTGCCGCCAGCGTTGTTCCTGGCGCTGCCCGCCCTGCTGGTCCGCGCTCCAGGAGTGAGTCTCGACCCCGAATGGTCCGGGCAGGCGAAGCTGGTCTGGGCGGCGGGGCTGTTCCGCGACCGGTGGCAGGCGTTCGATGTGCTCTCGGCGCTGTTCGTCTTCGGCTTCGCGGTGGTGCTGCTGCGGCAGGCCAGGGGCCGAAGCCTGGGCGAATTGGGCGCAGCGGCGCTGATCGGGTTCCTGGCGTTCCTTGCTTTGCCGCGGGTGATGCTCGGCGGATCCTATGTCGACATGCGGATGCTGGCGCCGGCGGTGGCGCTGGTGCTGATCGCCGTGCCGGCGCGCGGCGCATGGGTCGCGGCGGTGGCTACCGGGTTCTTCGCCGTCCGGATCGCGGCGGCCACGGCCAGCCTGTTCCTCTATGGCGAAACCCAGCGCGAGGCGGCGGACGCGATACCGCATATTCCGCGGGGAAGCGCGGTGCTGTCGCTGGTGGCCGAACCCTGTGACTGGGCGAGTACGCGGCTGCCGCATATCGCCGGGCTCGGCGTTGCGCGCGCCGACATCTTCACCAACGAACAATGGAGCATCGCGGGGCAGCAATTGCTCCGCGCGCGGCATCCAGACGCCGGCTGGTTCCGCAGCGATCCGTCGCAGCTGATCTACTCCGCGGGCTGCACCTATCGCCCGATGACGGTGGACGGCGCGTTGCGCAGCTTTCCCCGGGGTGTTTTCACGCATGTCTGGACGGTTGGAATGCCGGCAAATCCCCGGCTTTATCCGGATCTGGAGCTCGTCTGGTCGAACCGGCTGTCGGCGGTGTACCGAGTCCGCTTGAAACCTTCGCCCCTGCTCCCCTAAAGCGGCGCGATGAACAGGGGCGACGCGTTGCATTGGTGGCAGACACGGTGGTTCGTGGCTCTGTGCACGCTCATGGCGATCGTGCCGCTGCTATGGCCCGACATTCCGCCACTGGTCGACCTGCCGGGCCATATGGGCCGGTACCGGGTTCAGTTCGACTATGACCATGTCCCGTGGCTGAGCGAATGGTACAATTTCCAGTGGAGCCTGATGGGCAATCTGGGGGTCGACCTGCTCATCATCCCGCTGAACAAGCTGTTCGGCCTGGAACTCGCGGTCAAGCTGATCATCATCACCATTCCGGCGATGACCGTCGCAGGGCTGCTGATGATCGCGCGCGAAGTGCATGGCCGCATCCCGGCGACCGCGCTGTTCGCGCTGCCGCTGTCCTATTCCTTCCCGATCCATTTCGGCTTCGTGAACTTCGCGCTGTCGATGGCGCTGGCGCTGATCGCGTTCGGATGGTGGCTGCGGCTGGCGCGGCTGGGGCATCTGAAGCTGCGTGCATTGCTGTTCGTGCCGATTTCCGCGACGATCTGGGTCACCCATACTTTCGGCTGGGGGACGCTCGGCGTGCTGGCCTTCTCCGCCGAGCTCGTGCGACAGCACGACCTGGCGCGGGGGCAGGGCTTTGTCGAGCGCTGGCTCAAGCCATGGTTCTGGGCGGGCATCCACTGCCTGGTGCTGGCGCCGCCGGCGCTGCTGATGGTGCTGTGGCGCAGCGGCGGGCACGTGACGGGGCAGACCGCGAACTGGTTCAACTGGCGCGCCAAGACCTTGTGGGTAGTACAGGTGTTCCGCGACCGCTGGCAGCTGTTCGACCTCGCCTCGCTGGGCGTGCTGTTCCTGCTGATGTTCAAGGCCATCCGCGATCCGAACATCCAATATTCGCGCAACCTGACGCTGTCGGCGCTGTTCCTGCTGGCGGTGTATCTGCTGCTGCCGCGGATCGTGTTCGGATCGGCCTATGCCGACATGCGGCTGGTGCCGTTCATGCTGGCGATCGCAATCATCGGCATCCGGCCCAAGGGGCTGTCGATGCGCGGCGCGGCGGTGGTGGCGGCGATCGGCATGGCGTTCTTCACTGCGCGCATGGCGGCCACGACGGCCAGCTTCTTCCTGTACGACCGCGAATATGACCGCGAGCTGAAGGCGCTCGACCATCTGCCGCGCGGCGCCCGGCTGGTCACCTTCGTCGGTGAGACCTGCTACAACGAATGGCGGATGACGCGCGTCCAGCACCTTCCCGGGCTCGCGCTGGAGCGCAAGCTTGCCTATGCTAACGACCAATGGTCGATGGCGGGCGGGCAGCTACTTACGGTGCGCTATGCCGCGGCCGAGCGCTTTGCGCATGACCCCTCGGAGCTGGTGACCGACGTGCAGTGCCCGCGCGAATGGTGGCGGCCGATACCCTGGGCGCTGGCGCGCTTCCCGCGCGATGCGTTCGACTATGTCTGGCTGATCCGGCCGCCCGCCTATGATCCGCGGTTCGAGCAGGGGCTGGTGCCGGTGTGGCGGGACGGAACGAGCGCGCTGTTCCGGATCGATCATAGCGTTCCGGCGCCCGTGGTGCGTCCGGGCGAGCTGCCGGTGCCGCGCTCCGAACGGGACATCATGCTGAGCGACGGCCGCGCGCCGGGCAGCGGCGTGGCCACCCCCAGCCCGGTGCGCTAGCCGCCGCGCCGGAACGGCGTCAGCTCGCCGAGATACTCCTGTTCCTGCGCGATCGCCTGCTTCTCGCGCTCCAGATAGTCGGCGACCGCGCGGCGAAAGGCCGGGTCGGGGATATAGTGGGCCGACCAGGTGGTGACCGGCACATAGCCGCGGGCAAGCTTGTGCTCGCCCTGCGCGCCTGCCTCGACGCGGGCCAGGCCGCGGGCGATGGCGGCATCGATCGCCTGATAGTAACAGAGTTCGAAATGGAGAAAGGGGACGTGCTCGGTCGCGCCCCAATAGCGGCCGTATAGCGCGTCGCTGCCGATGAGGTTCAGTGCGCCCGCGATCGGCGTGCCGTCGCGCTCGGCGACGATCAGCAGGACCTTGTCGCCCATCGCCTCGCCCAACATCGAGAAGAAGGCGCGGGTGAGATAGGGACGGCCCCATTTGCGCGAGCCGGTGTCCTGGTAGAATTCCCAGAATGCGTCCCAGTACAGCTCGGTGATCTCCGCACCGGCCAAATGGCGGATGGTGAGGCCCTCGACCGCCTGGGCGCGCTCCTTACGGATGGCCTTGCGCTTGCGGCTGGAGAGCGCATCGAGGAAACCGTCGAAGCCGGTATAGCCCTGGTTCTGCCAATGGAACTGCGTACCGGCACGCAACAGCCATCCGGCGCGTTCGAATGCCGGCAGTTGGCCGTCGGCAAGGAAGGTGACATGGGCGGAGGATAGTCCGTTCTGGTCGGTTACCGCCTCGATCGCGGCGATCAACGGCGCGGCAAGGCTTTCGTCGCGCAGCAGCAGGCGCGGGCCGGGAACCGGGGTAAACGGCGCGGCGATCTGCAGCTTGGGATAATACTCACCGCCGGCGCGCTCCCAGGCATCGGCCCAGGCATGGTCGAAGACATATTCGCCCTGGCTATGCGCCTTCACATAGGCAGGGGCGATCGCAGCGGGGGCGCCGTTCGGACCATCGATCACGATCGGCAGCGGCTGCCAGCCCGCGCGCGCGTTCGCCGAGCCCGAACGCTCGAGCGTGGACAGGAAGGCGTGCGACACGAAGGGATTGCCGGTGCCGGCGCAGGCGTCCCATTCCTCCGCAGAGAGGGACTGGACGCCGGGAGCGATGCGGGCGGTGATCGGCTGGGCACTCACTGTCCTCCAGATAGGCGCGGGACGCGCGGTTCGCGAGGGGCAATCTGATCCGCGAGAGCTGTTGTAGTTTGATGCGGCACTGGGCAGACTGGCCGCAGGGGGTATTTCGATGGACGCGTTGCGGCTGGACAGGGTGGCGAAGCGCTTCGGCGACTTCGTGGCGGTGCAGGATCTGAGTTTCGGCGTCGCCCCTGGGGAGGTGTTCGGGTTCCTGGGCGGAAACGGCGCGGGCAAGACCACGTCGCTGCGCATGGTGCTCGACATATTGCGGCCGGACGCCGGGACGATCGCGGTGCTGGGGCGCCGGCCGGGGCGCGGCAACAGCGCACAACTGGGCTTCCTGCCCGAGGAGCGCGGGCTGTACCGCCAGATGACCGCGATCGACACGATCGTCTATTTCGGCCGGTTGAAGGGCATGTCCGCGGCCGATGCGCGCCGCGAAGGACTGGCGCTGCTGGACCGGTTCGGGCTCGCCGCGTTCGCGAAGACGACGGTCGACAAGCTTTCCAAGGGCATGGCGCAGAAGGTGCAGCTGGCCACCGCGGTGGTGAACCGTCCGGCGCTGCTGATCCTGGACGAGCCCTTCTCCGGGCTCGACCCGGTCAATCAGGGTTTGTTGGAGGATGAGATTCTGCGCGCCGCCAAAGGGGGAGCGGCGGTGGTGTTCTCCACCCATGTCATGCAGCATGCCGAGCGGCTGTGCGACCGGCTGCTGCTCCTCGCCAAGGGCCGCAAGCTGTTCGAGGGCACGCAGGATGCGGCACGCGCGACGCTGCCGGTGCAGCTGACCCTGACTGCCAGGCGGTGGCCGGGCGAACTGAGCGGCGTGCTGGACGCGCGGGAAGCTGGAGTGCCGGCGGACGGCTGGACGGCGTGGGAAGTGCGGCTGGAGCCCGGCACCGATCCCGGCGACATCCTGGAACAATGCACCACGCGCGGGTTCGCGCTGCGCCGGTTCGAACAGCGCCGGCCAAGCCTGCACGAAGTCTTTCTCCACATCGTCGGCGGCGCGGAGGTTCAGCCATGATCCAGCATATCCTGCTCGTGGCGGCACGGGAGTTCCGCCAGATCGCCATGACGCGCAGCTTTTGGCTGACGCTGCTGATCCTGCCGCTGGCGTTCGTCATCGGCCCGCTCGCCTCGCGCTTCATGGAAAAGTCCGAGACGCAGACGGTGATGCTGGTGGATCAGGCCGGTGGAGGTTCGGCGGCCGCGATCCGTCACCGGATAGAGCTGGACCAACAAGGCGCGGCCCTGGACAAGCTCGCCCGCCATGTGCGGCGGCATGACCTGCAAGCCGCCGCGCCGGATGCGCTGTGGACGCAGGAGGGCCGCTGGTACAGCGACGCCGATGTCGAGCGCTTCGTGCGCGAGGGCGGGGTGCAGGCCGCGCTGGCGAAGATCCGCGCGGTTTCGCCGAAGGATGCCGACGAGTTCGAAGTTCCGGACGCGGACTTCCGAGTGGTCGCCACGCCGGCCGAGGTCGAGAGGGCGTCGCCCGCCGCGCTCGACAGGGCGCTGGAGCCGCATCTGCGACCCGCAGCCGAGTCCAAGACCAAGCCGATCGATTATGTGGTGCTGATCCCGGCCGGCTTCGGTCCCTCGCCCAACATCCGCATCTGGACCAATGGGCAGCCGCGCGCGGACCTAGTCCAGAAGCTGCAGGGCGTGCTGACCCAGGAGCTGCGCATGCGCTACCTCCAGGCGAACGGCGTGGCCGCGTCGACCGCCGCCACCGCCGGCGTACTCGCGCCGGCGATCCA
Encoded here:
- a CDS encoding ABC transporter ATP-binding protein, which gives rise to MDALRLDRVAKRFGDFVAVQDLSFGVAPGEVFGFLGGNGAGKTTSLRMVLDILRPDAGTIAVLGRRPGRGNSAQLGFLPEERGLYRQMTAIDTIVYFGRLKGMSAADARREGLALLDRFGLAAFAKTTVDKLSKGMAQKVQLATAVVNRPALLILDEPFSGLDPVNQGLLEDEILRAAKGGAAVVFSTHVMQHAERLCDRLLLLAKGRKLFEGTQDAARATLPVQLTLTARRWPGELSGVLDAREAGVPADGWTAWEVRLEPGTDPGDILEQCTTRGFALRRFEQRRPSLHEVFLHIVGGAEVQP